TTCCCCACCATGTCCCCACAGTTTGTCGACCCCTCGCTGCCCAAGCGGATTGATCGCTGGCGCAGCCCCGCGCTCGGTCTGGAAATGCCGATCGTGTCGTACGGATGGCGCGGTCAGCCCATCCTGCTCTTCCCGACGGCCGCGGCTGATTTTCTGGAGAACGAGCGCTTCTGGTTGATCAAGGCGATCGAGCCGCTGCTGATGCAGGGACGCATTCGCGTGTTCTCGATCGACAGCATCAACAAGCTCGCGTGGATGGACCGCAGCTTGCCGGTGCCGGAAGCAGGCCGACGTCAGGCCCTCTATTCGCGCTACATCGAAGACGAGGTGGTGCCGTATATCCGCCACGTCTGCGGCGATGGACAAGCGCGGGCCATTACCACCGGTGCGAGCTTCGGCTGCTTCCACGCCGCCAACGCACTGTTCCGTCGCCCCGACCTCTTCGGCGGCTTGATCGGCATGAGCGGCTTTTACGACTTGTCGCCGAGCTACTTCAAGGGCTACACCGACGACAACTGCTACTTCAACAATCCGATGTGGTACGTCGCGAACATGGAGGGCGGCGCCCTCGATACGCTGCGACATCACACCCGGATCGCGATCGTGGCCGGGCAGGGGGCGTACGAAAAGCCCGACGCGACCCGCGTGTTCCACGACCTGCTCGATCGCAAGCAGATCGGACATACCTTCGATCTGTGGGGGCATGACGTGAACCACGACTGGCCGTGGTGGCGCAAGATGCTGCCGCACTATCTGGAGCGAATCGGATGCTGACGAACAACAGTCGTGCGTTTTGGGTAGCGGGTTTGGGGTTGACCATGGGCATGCCCATGGCGGCTACCGCACAGGTGGCCGCGAAGAAGCCGGCCGCGGCCACGGCCGTTTCCATGAAGGACGCCTCGCTCGAGGCGCGTGTCGCCCATGTGCGACGACTGCTGCGCAACACGCCGTTGGTGGACGGGCACAACGATCTGCCGTGGGCGATGCGTGAAGCGGCGAAGGATCCGCTCGATGTCGTGGCGTATGATCTGCGTCGCAAGACGGCTGGCATGACCGACATCGCGCGCCTGCGCAAAGGCATGGTGGGCGGACAGTTCTGGTCGGTGTACATCCCCGGCGAAGTGCGCGACTCAGGCTACGCGCGCATTCAGCTCGAGCAGATCGACATCGCCAAGCGCACCATTGCGCGCTATCCCGATGTGTTCGTCCCGGCGTTCACTGCCGCCGATGTGCGCAAGGCGTACGCGCAGGGGAAGATCGGCTCCCTGCTGGGCATGGAAGGCGGCCACGCGATCGAGAATTCGCTGGGGGCCCTGCGCTCGTACTACGAACTCGGCGCGCGATACATGACGCTCACGCACAACGTGACGCTCGATTGGGCCGATGCCGCCAACGATGTGCCGCGCAACAAGGGACTCACGGCGTTCGGCAAGGAAGTCGTTCGCGAAATGAACCGGCTCGGCATGCTGGTCGATCTGGCGCATACGTCACCGGCGGTGATGAGTCAGGCGCTGTCGGTGACGGAGGCGCCGGTGATCTGGTCGCATGCCGCCGCCCGCGGTGTCACCGACGTACCGCGCAACGTGCCCGACTCCATTCTCGCCCGCCTGCCGAAGAATGGCGGCGTGGTGATGATGACGTTCGTGCCGGGCTTCGTGTCGCAAACGGTGGCGAACTACGGGGCGCAGGTGACGGCCGTGCGCGACTCGATCGCCAAACGCTATCCCCAAGACAACGACGCGCAGTTCAAGGCGGTGGCGGCGTGGCGCGAAACGCACCCCACCCCGATCGCGACGATCAATGACGTGGCCGACCATCTCGATCACATCAAGCAGATCGCCGGAGCGGCGCACGTAGGCATCGGCGGTGATTTCGACGGCATCACGGAAACCGTTCAGGGGCTCGAAGATGTCTCAACGTATCCGACGCTGTTCGCCGAACTGCTGAAGCGCGGCTGGACCGACACGGAACTGAAGGGACT
This region of Gemmatimonas groenlandica genomic DNA includes:
- a CDS encoding esterase family protein; this translates as MSPQFVDPSLPKRIDRWRSPALGLEMPIVSYGWRGQPILLFPTAAADFLENERFWLIKAIEPLLMQGRIRVFSIDSINKLAWMDRSLPVPEAGRRQALYSRYIEDEVVPYIRHVCGDGQARAITTGASFGCFHAANALFRRPDLFGGLIGMSGFYDLSPSYFKGYTDDNCYFNNPMWYVANMEGGALDTLRHHTRIAIVAGQGAYEKPDATRVFHDLLDRKQIGHTFDLWGHDVNHDWPWWRKMLPHYLERIGC
- a CDS encoding dipeptidase, which encodes MGMPMAATAQVAAKKPAAATAVSMKDASLEARVAHVRRLLRNTPLVDGHNDLPWAMREAAKDPLDVVAYDLRRKTAGMTDIARLRKGMVGGQFWSVYIPGEVRDSGYARIQLEQIDIAKRTIARYPDVFVPAFTAADVRKAYAQGKIGSLLGMEGGHAIENSLGALRSYYELGARYMTLTHNVTLDWADAANDVPRNKGLTAFGKEVVREMNRLGMLVDLAHTSPAVMSQALSVTEAPVIWSHAAARGVTDVPRNVPDSILARLPKNGGVVMMTFVPGFVSQTVANYGAQVTAVRDSIAKRYPQDNDAQFKAVAAWRETHPTPIATINDVADHLDHIKQIAGAAHVGIGGDFDGITETVQGLEDVSTYPTLFAELLKRGWTDTELKGLAGENVLRALKGAESVSALLRKARPASTKTIQQLDGRR